A segment of the Lolium perenne isolate Kyuss_39 chromosome 3, Kyuss_2.0, whole genome shotgun sequence genome:
TTCGACTTGTCTTGCCTCTGTCCCCTCCCCTAGATCTGCACGCTCTTTTCCAAAGGAATTTTCATCTTTAGCCTTATGGTCCAAATGTGCCAAAGTGCCGATGGACCTCCATGCTCCATCTATATAACCTCGATCCCGgggcatgtgtgtgtgtgtgtgagataGAGAGAGCTCGCACACAGTTATTAGCTAAATCTAGTTTAGATTTGTTCGACGTCGGTATGGCTACACAAGGCACGCCGGGTCTAGCCCTCGCCGTGGTGTGCGCCATGTTCCTGCTGCCGGTGCTAGCCATGGCCCAGCTCCAGGTCGGGTTCTACCAGAGGACCTGCCCCAACGCCGAGACGCTTGTCCGGCAGGCCGTCGCGACGGCCTTCGCCAAGGATGCCGGCGTCGCCGCCGGCCTCATCCGTCTGCATTTTCATGACTGCTTCGTCAGGGTACGTGCATACCTACACAATCAGTTCCATGCATACTACTCCTTCAGGATTGCATGGAAATGCAGAAGATCTGAAAATCAGTCAAAATTATGTGGTATACTGGAAGTAACTATCGTTCAAgccattagaatatcatttgtatGTAGATTCCGTACTAGATCCATCTCTAGCTGGTTTATCAGTCTCAGAATCGAGAGTAGTAAAGCAAACAGAGAAAGGTAAAATAGCTCCACGTACAAAAATATTTTACAAAAAAATCTTACGGACTCACATAGTAGGGTCAGAAATCCAAAGTCAGCCCCGGTTATTTAGGAGGGGGTTAAATTTGAACCAACCAAGGTAGTCCACGTTAGCGCGTATGGTTTCCGTAAGCCACTTTGTCCGTACATCCAGGATTACCGGCTCCATCGAAAAAACTCAAGCTAGAAAGTAGCAGCTGATATAATGCTGGGGAACCTGCTGATCATTTCTTTGCCCGGAGGTAACGCATATTCCCCTGCTTGCGAAACCTTTCATCTGACGAATCTCAGTTACAATGTATCTTTTGCTGTTGGGGCGCTGTGTATCTTTTGCTGTAACCTTTCAAAGTACCATTTACAGATATCCAATTGAAATCAGGAACTAGGAAGCATTCATATTGTACGTTAACCAAAATTCTGAAATTACAACTCAGACATGAATCCCGTTATACTGACAGAAAACTAGCTACTCCGTTGATTCCATCCGTTCATCCTAGTGATTCCTAACTATGAGAATACATGAACTTTGCATTTACAATTTCCGCGCGCATGCAGGGTTGCGATGCCTCCGTCCTGCTGTCCACCAACCCCGGCGGCGGCAAGACGGAGCGGGACGCAATTCCGAACAACCCGAGCCTCCGCGGGTTCGACGTGATCGACGCCGCCAAGGCCTCCCTCGAGCAGAGCTGTCCCAGAACCGTCTCCTGCGCCGACATCCTTGCCTTCGCGGCGCGCGACAGCATCACCCTCACCGGCAACGTCTTCTACCCTGTCCCTGCCGGCCGCCGCGACGGCTCCATCTCCAAGGAGCAGGATGCCCTGGACAACCTGCCCCCTCCCACATTCACTGCGCAGCAGCTCATCGACCGTTTCAAAAACAAGACTCTCACCGCCGAGGAGATGGTCCTCCTCTCCGGTGCCCACACCGTCGGCCGCTCCTTCTGCGCCTCCTTCGTCAACCGCATATGGAACGGCAACACCCCCATCGTACGTCCGTCCGTCCGGTGCTATTCAGCGTAAGTGCGTCAATCTGATAAATGTGTCTGTATTAGGTGGATGCAGGGCTGAGCCCGTCGTACGCGGCGCTGCTGCGGTCTCTGTGCCCGTCGACCACGACGCAGACGACGCTGATCACGACGGCGATGGACCCGGGCTCGCCTAACGTGCtggacaacaactactacaagctGCTGCCGCGCAACATGGGGCTCTTCTTCTCCGACAACCAGCTGCGCGTCGACGGGAACCTCAACGCGCTGGTCAACACCTTCGCGGCCAACGAAACTTTGTGGAAAGAGCGGTTCGCGGCGGCCATGGTGAAGATGGGCCGCATCGAGGTGCAGACGGGGAGGTGCGGTCAGGTACGGCTCAAATGCAGCGTCGTCAACCCCAGCTCGTCGGCCGAGCTGGGCTCCGCCGTCGACGAGGAGGGTGTCGTCGCCACGAGCTAGCTGGTTAACCATCCCGCCATCGAGTTCCATCTTCCATGTGTTCGGTTTTTTCCGCTTTTACGTATGATCGCGCATGTGTGTGTGTGCCTTGGCGATGGCTAATAATGAAGCACGTAGGTATCACTTGGTGTCAGCTACATTGTATCCATCTGAATAGAACAAATCCTTGTTACGTGTTGCTACTAGTTAATTGTGTCCCATCACAaagtactacctccgttttaAAATGTAAGTCTACCACCGTCCAATTCTCTTTTACACTAGATCTATATTATAAAAAGTTGAATCACTAATTTTAAGGAGGAGGAAGTAATGTTTTCATAAAGTTACAAAATAAGGAAATAATCTTCATGAAAAACCTTAGTACTATTCAACTTTGACCAATCTAGATAACATGTACTAGTGGTCAAAATCAGATAAGTTTAGGGAGTGAACAACTTTTATAGTCAGAAAAAAATTCTCACTCATGTGACATCATAGAATCTCATTGCAACTCATGTCTAGCACAAATCATAAAACAAACAAACCATACTCAGTTGCATCCTCATGTGCAACTAAAGTTGCAAATAATGGATAGCGCGAATCATGATGGACTCTTAGTCGATGGAGAATTAGTAAAACCCTTAAGTTTGAGTGCACATTTATTTTGGAGGACTGGTATTCTTCTTTGTTCTTCTGTTCATTTTTTCATAAATTGGAGAAAATTAGAGAATAGCAATAAACCCAATACATAGAGAATctcataaacaaaacaaaaattgaaGCTAGATACTTGAGGTCATCTTCTACCTTGCTTTTGCCAAGCAGCTCCTTCGCAACCCGCCACCGAAGACCTAAACATCAGCTCGGTCTACACGATGGTTCTAGCTCACTACAACACTAACTCCGTGAAATTTTCAATGAATGTAAGGGTTCCCTTCGAAAGGCACATCGAGGTGGAAACTGCTTTGCATAAGAGAAGGGCACGCAAGACCATGGTTTAACACTTAAGTTTCATATAATTTTGTACATGACAAAGaataaaaaaaattcaagaaacttacaaaaattcatagaaatttatttattttttatcagTTTTGAAGTCGGGCGCTCAAGTTAATTTTTAGACAACATAATATGTTGGTGAGGaatcaaattcaaaacatatcATACAACTAGCTAGCAGGAAATTAATACACTACAACAAAGTTCATACTAAGAACATGATTTTCTCCGCTTAAAGTGTTATCTCTCGGATTTATTCAAATTTGACCTAACTTTTTGTTCTATATTATGCGAAATTCGTTCGAAATTTCAGAAACAATCCCTACACGGGACAAGGCTCTAGACATCCCACGAACGATGGCCACAAGACCACATCATTACAGAGGCTACTTGTATCCCACTGCACCAACAAGACACGACATGTGTAATCATGTATAGAAACCTTAAGTGAGAATTATTTGCACCATTGCCGCCAACTCCAGGGGAGAAATGATGGACGGTCTCACTCTACCTTACCACCCGATTCTACTATCAGATTTCTTGTCTCGAGCGAAACCTGAGATGGAAGAGATGCTAGTAAGCCATGATCAATGTCGCCACCTCCAGAAGGGTTGAAATGGCATACATATAtcggaccctaaccctaacctaccATGCATACATGGCAGAATACACACCCACTGGTAAATCAGGGTGTCGCACCCACGGGAAAGAGGGTCCTCGGGATCCTTCTAGTGCGGACCACAACGACATATGATCTCGGCAGATAGTGCCGAAGAAGGCCCACCGGGCTGGGCCTCGAGTCCCTTCAAGACCAAAATCCCGGAAGGATGTGTAAGGAATGATGTATCCTTTCTCGGGACGGGATGTGTCATTGTGTGGTCGACGAGTACACCATAAATGGTACCTCACGGCGTGGAGAGAGAAGGGATACATCACGTTTAGGTTGGAAAGATCTAGGCTATATATTTGAACACTACCCCTCACGTTTAGGCTGGACAAATGGGAAGACACTAGATGTGGGTAACCGGGGGCTGCAACTATTCATAGTAGATTAAATAGTGCGTTAGCCAGGGGTTTGAACTTGAGGCctcctagctctgataccataatAGATTGATGCACTAGCTAAGTTTTCTAAAAATTCAAACTATTGAAAAGGGCTAGGCTATAACATCGGCCGTACAAAGCGTTGTTTCTAGGGATGGAGAGAGAACCTCGCCAGAGTCCCTACTTGGTCAAGGGTCATGCCAGTGGCTATCGTGTGTCAGTAGTGTATCATGAAAGATTGCTGCACTAGCCAATTgaaccaaaagtctgaactgatgAAAAAGAGACTAAATAGTGTATTTATATTGCAGCAAAaatctttttttcttttgttttcaatACTGCGCAAGCAGGGTCTTGAACTTAAGACCTcttagctctgataccatgaaagatTGCTACACTAGCCAATTGAACTAAAAGTTCAAACTAATGGAAAGATACTAGGTAAATTTATATTCAATCTGTTAGCCCTCCTACGACATTTTTTTGCCATGTAACCCTAGGCCAGTGTGGCATTCCCTTGGAAGTATAAAATGAGTGTGATTGTCCCGCTGGGTGCACCACGTTCCAAATAGATGAGAGAAGGACACTGGACAAATGGATAAAAACAGATACTTTTAATATTTGAAATGAGTCGACCTGCTGGAGATGTTTTCATTCAGCGAGTTTGATTTTGTCCGGTCCAGGATTACATACACGGGTTGTGCGTTCAGACTTTTGGTACTGAATCGGTCTCCCATGATACAGTGATATTCTCGGGGAGGTACACGCTAACACCGACAGAGTGGGCGCATATCCTCGCGGAGGTACACGCTGACACCGACAGAATAAGCGCTTGCTTGTTTGCGCAAGCAAACGACCGGGCGAACTAATGAAAGGCTTCAGACAATGCGGCACAAGAAAGCGAGGAAGCAAAGACTAATCAGATGCTGCCTTGGCAGAACAAGCAGCCGACATGATCATCTTGTATGGTGCAAATTAAAGTCACAAGGTAACGGATTAGTTGCTTTCTTAGACTAGATCAGGCCTTATCCAGATATACCAATTGTACTAAAGAGTCCAGGGAAAGGAATATGCCGGCCAAACTAAAGTAGTGCAATCACCGTGCAATACAGCAGAGCCAAACCACTCACTTTGCTAAAGGGGGACATATCTTCAGAAGGTAGGCTTGGAATATTTCTTCTTGGAGAACATACACATATGGAAATGAAAGGGCAACATAACAAAAGGGTAGCGCTAGCATGTACACTTAAGTGCAACCAAGCAGCAGTCACATGTCTTTGTGTGAGGATATATCTCATGGGAACGATCAGTCTCATCAGCTAGCTCAGTTCACGCTTTCTGTTACGGTTATCTTTACTTTGCATCGTGTGTTGTACGCAAGCTACCCCTCGTAGTCATAGCTAGACTTTTATTTATGCCCGGTCATGAATCATGGCCGCTTTGGTCCTTGTACAACTTTGTAGTTTCTTAACTTGAAGTACATCAGCATATCTCTATCTATGCGAAAGCGACCAAGACCCAAGACCATTGCAATTTGCAAAGCTTTGATCATTGGTGTCGCACATGTACCCTGCATGTGTGCACAGCTACTGTCTTGCTCTGGTAGGCCAGCCCATACGGGTACTACATTGTCTATTGAATCAACAGAAGCACACAGGAATATATGCACACGACCTTTCCTCCAAAGAAAAACTATGTACCCTTTATTCCAGATAGAGAGCGGCATATATGAACATACAATTTGTCTTTAGGAATCATATGGATGGATTGTAAGACAAGGTATCTACTTTTGGTCGCATTATGACCGATCGCCACAAAAATATGACATGTGCGCAAATTTAGCCTGTGACACAAAACCTCGACGACAATCATGTCAAAGAGAACAATCTCACGTAATCAGGTAAACACAGTGAGAGACGTACAAACTCAAAATTAATTTTCCAGTAGTTGATGGATTCACGACTACATAACATCTCAATCATGCACGGGGATTTGCCTCTATATAAACTGAATTTTGGGGTTATCACATTACTATCCAAGAAAGAAAATGCGGTtcagattcaacaatatagacctatttgtttacttaatgtttgtttcaaaatattcACTAAGGTTGGTACTAATCGCATATCGGGGATTGCCCCAAGAGTAATTAAACCGACCCAATCTGCATTCATGCCAGGTAGGAATATTTTGGAAGGGGTAGTCATACTCCACGAAACAATTCACGAGTTACATACGAAGAAGATGGATGGTGTCTTATTTAAGATAGATTTCGAAAAAGCATATGACAAAGTGAAATGGCCTTTTTTACAACAAACATTACGAATGAAAGGTTTTGCTCAAGAATGGGGTAGATTAGTACAACATTTTGTTCAAGGTGGTAGTGTTGGTGTGAAGgtgaatgatgatattggtcattatttccaaaCAAAAAAAGGTTTAAGGCAAGGGGATCCGCTGTCTCCAATGCTTTTTAATATTGTAGTAGATATGCTTGCCATCTTAATTGAGCGAGCCAAAGAAGATGGTCAGGTTGGAGGACTCATTCCACATTTGGTTGAGGGAGGTCTCTCTATACTACAGTATGCAGATGATACTATCCTTTTTTTGGAACACGACCTAAACAAAGCAGTCAATATGAAATTAATTTTGTGTCTTTTTGAAGAATTATCGGGACTCaagattaattttcataagagtgagattttttgttttggcaaggcaaaggaggaggaggaacagtacaaacagatctttggatgtgatgctggacAACTCCCCTTTAGATACTTAGGTATCCCAATCCATTACAAGAAACTCAAGAACTCTGAATGCTATCCGGTAGAAACAAGGTTTGAGAGTAAATTAGGATGCTAGAAAGGGAAGTTGCTATCCTATGGCGATAGGTTAGTGCTTATCAATTCAGTATTAACTAGCttaccgatgtttatgttgtctttctgttatcaccagattttgaccaaatcaggaggtgggccgtaaaggagatgggcttggaagattacacgtggaagatctttgaagcggccttgcacgaagagtttgggctaggttgcccgtgtatctgtattatagtagatcgcatcttagattagaagttagagttttacccgtgcacggttaggtgcacgcctaaattagaaagtcccctggactataaatatgtatctagggtttatgaaataaacaacaaccaacgttcaaccacaaatcaatctcggcgcatcgccaactccttcgtctcgagggtttctaccggtaagcatcatactgcctagatcgcatcttgcgatctaggcagcagaagctttatgttgttcatgcgttgctcgtactgaagcctttttgatggcgagcaacgtagttatcatagatgtgttagggttagcatagttcttcgtataacatgctatcgtagtgcaacccttgcatatctagccgcccttacacctatcttaggtgtaggggcggcaccccgcttgatcattatttagtagatccgatccgttacggttgctccttgttcttcaaggattagtttaatatctgcaatagttaggccttacaaagggttggaggatccagcggcacgtagggtggcgttcgctagtcctagacaggatgttccggggatcaacctcgtgttggtttttaggccttgtctaggatcggcttacgatcaccgtgcgtggccgcgaggcccaatcgtgagtaggatgatccgattatgcggtgaaaaccctaaatcgtcgtagattgaattagctttatcttgatcaagcaggaccaccatatattcgtgcacctcgtacgaatcatgggtggatcggctccttgagccgattcacaggataacctgagagccgatcgaggctcgtatttaatgtttacgtgtatgccatgcaggaaactaagcgaggcatctccatcaccttcctgaccaggtataggtcaggtggcacgcccttgcattagcatcggacgtgtgtaccagaggctttgcgggccgtcgctcggagggaccagggccagccgcagccctaagttgttcccggctctactgtgttgcccgtcgctgcccgccggtgggttttgaccgcaacacattctggcacgcccggtgggacaagcttcatcatcaaccacatcgccatctacatctgagatggcggacggcactccagccacgtacgaggatctgaccgacgagctcaagaagaagtatgacgaggtcaaaaccatcctcgaagccgacctcatcggctcttttcacagaacccgttcacatggcatcaggtggaaggggttctcgcctgatggtgcactcgatgggatagacctctctgccccgtcagaagaatgcaccaggtccctgcggcaggagatcaactacttggtggctcactcgctacaccgccactctgagaacctggtaaacacgttggagcgtgtcgctcttcgggtgatccaggagatcatgaggcaccagtacccgccgtcaggaccagctcttgggacgcatcaaggagagttgccactccagtcccgtccaccgctgccatttgcattggcagcaccagaagtgccgaattcaccggcattcgtcatctacaagatcggtggtgaccctagtgactgccagttcttgcatgaggcgcctaaggagatccctcacgggtacacgtgcacgtatgtgccagattgcggtaactgggcgctcacaaaccaggccacaacatcagggacttctgggaaaacaggagggacgtcagcaacagatcttgagaagcagacgtggctaactaagtacgccaccccgacgaacctccagagctcagctcctgcagttggctcagagctggaaaagcaaacatggctggctaagtacgccaccccggtgaatcttcagagttcaactcctgcagccagcacaacgGATCagttcagtaccatactgagagaccagttcggcatggtgccgaaaaggagggcaatcggctattccaagccgtaccccgacgactacgaactgatcccgctaccacctaaatatcggctccctgatttctccaaattcagtggatcagatggttccagctccatcgagcatgtgggccgatatttggcacagctaggaacggcctcagtgtcggattcactacgcgtgaggttcttctcacagtccctcacgggatcggctttcgggtggtacacctcgttgccaccagactcgatccggacttggaagcagttggaagaacagttccatatgcagtaccactcagaggcttccgagtccggcattgccgatctagcgcaaatacgtcagaagcgtggagaaactgtgacagaatacatccagcgcttcaggaatcttaggaaccgatgttattcggttcgtgtgactgaaaagaaagcagtcgagttggcagtggcgggcctcgcaacaccgctcaaggacatggcctcccaagcagactacccctcactggcgcacatggttcagaaactgtcggcatatgaacagcgccacccggacctgtaccaggataaattcaagcgtgcagtagtcctggtcgaggcagaggaagacgaagtttccgcgggagatcaagaggtagcagtggctgaatggactcggggggcaacccccgtgtcctgcaaatgggtaaagccaccaggcccgcccagggggtttgattttgacgtgaccaaaactgagcaaatcttcgacctcctgctcaaggagaagcagttgacgattcccgaaggtctcaaattccccacggtacaagagctgaacggaaagccatactgcaaatggcataactcgctctcccatgccaccaacgactgcagggtgtggcgtcagcagatccaaatggcgatagaaaaaggacgtctgattttcaaccagtacgccatgaaggtcgacacccaacctttccccgccgttaacatggtggaatgcacttaccctgaaggttgccagccaggatcatcgttcagcatcaacatggtaggacttggacaccacgctggcaaggatggagacgagggcagctgctctcgtagcaaggacacagaggaggccgctccacgcaatcggctccgtcatgatggcaagcgctacgtcacagagggagaagtgaagaacataagatatcagcgacccctctctgatcacctcctcaacaagtatgtgagtcagtatgaccaacgccgacgatccagcaatgatgatgaaagagatcgtttggctagagaagccagaagacatcgtcggcacgatcgcgatgaggaggagcacgagcgctgtgccaaaggaaaatcaagggagcaagacgacaacgataggcactgggactgccccttcttcagacactgctgggattcaggaatgagccgattgcccacaatcggcaattgcccagaatgcaaccagaagaagaaggaggcagccaacgtgtccgtgttcaagcgcctagggcctctcccacaaagcaaacgcgctgagtcccctcggtgg
Coding sequences within it:
- the LOC127327081 gene encoding peroxidase 1, translating into MATQGTPGLALAVVCAMFLLPVLAMAQLQVGFYQRTCPNAETLVRQAVATAFAKDAGVAAGLIRLHFHDCFVRGCDASVLLSTNPGGGKTERDAIPNNPSLRGFDVIDAAKASLEQSCPRTVSCADILAFAARDSITLTGNVFYPVPAGRRDGSISKEQDALDNLPPPTFTAQQLIDRFKNKTLTAEEMVLLSGAHTVGRSFCASFVNRIWNGNTPIVDAGLSPSYAALLRSLCPSTTTQTTLITTAMDPGSPNVLDNNYYKLLPRNMGLFFSDNQLRVDGNLNALVNTFAANETLWKERFAAAMVKMGRIEVQTGRCGQVRLKCSVVNPSSSAELGSAVDEEGVVATS